A stretch of the Pseudomonas sp. ACM7 genome encodes the following:
- a CDS encoding nitronate monooxygenase family protein, whose product MAISLNTRLTELLGCRYPIIQTAMGWVADPKLVAATGNAGGFGFLAGATIEPQRMEAAILETRRLTDQPFGVNFHMYQANAAEIVELVLRHNVRAVSYSRSPGKQMISRLKDAGVVCIPTVGALKHAQKAVEMGADAVTVQGGEGGGHTGSVPTSLLLDQVVNAVSVPVVAAGGFKDGKGLVSALAYGAEGIAMGTRFLMCADSPVPQATLSRYLAVKDPAAIIISRAIDGMPQRMIRNELLNQLEASGGLKRLLLAFQSGLAYRRHSGMSLTQLLGSVLKMRGSGELTAAQSIMAANAPMVIKKAMVDGLPAEGVLPAGQIAASIDSLPSCAQLIEQIVRDAEARLGELCRRVS is encoded by the coding sequence ATGGCGATCTCTTTGAATACCCGCCTAACCGAATTACTTGGCTGTCGCTATCCGATCATCCAGACCGCGATGGGCTGGGTCGCCGACCCGAAACTGGTGGCGGCCACGGGCAATGCCGGCGGCTTCGGCTTTCTCGCCGGGGCGACCATTGAGCCTCAGCGGATGGAGGCAGCGATCCTCGAAACCCGGCGTCTGACCGATCAGCCTTTCGGCGTCAATTTTCATATGTACCAGGCCAACGCCGCAGAGATCGTCGAGCTGGTGCTGCGCCACAACGTCAGGGCGGTCAGCTACAGCCGCTCGCCCGGTAAGCAAATGATCAGCCGTCTGAAGGATGCCGGCGTGGTGTGCATCCCCACCGTTGGAGCGCTCAAGCACGCGCAGAAAGCCGTGGAAATGGGCGCCGATGCGGTCACCGTACAGGGCGGCGAGGGCGGTGGGCATACGGGCTCGGTGCCGACTTCGCTACTGCTCGATCAAGTCGTCAACGCAGTCTCGGTGCCCGTGGTGGCCGCCGGTGGTTTCAAGGATGGTAAAGGTCTGGTCTCGGCCCTGGCCTACGGCGCCGAAGGCATTGCCATGGGCACGCGCTTTCTGATGTGCGCCGACAGTCCGGTGCCGCAGGCGACCCTGTCGCGTTACCTCGCGGTCAAGGACCCGGCGGCGATCATCATCAGTCGCGCCATCGACGGTATGCCGCAACGGATGATTCGCAACGAATTGCTCAACCAGCTTGAAGCCAGTGGTGGTCTCAAACGCTTGTTGTTGGCCTTCCAGAGTGGCCTGGCGTACCGCCGCCACAGTGGCATGAGCCTGACGCAACTGCTCGGCAGTGTTTTGAAAATGCGCGGCAGCGGTGAGCTGACGGCCGCCCAAAGCATCATGGCCGCCAACGCGCCGATGGTGATTAAGAAAGCCATGGTCGATGGGTTACCCGCCGAAGGTGTACTGCCCGCCGGCCAGATCGCCGCGTCTATCGACAGCTTGCCCAGCTGCGCCCAATTGATTGAACAGATCGTCCGTGACGCCGAAGCGCGTCTGGGCGAGCTGTGCCGCCGTGTGTCGTGA
- a CDS encoding enoyl-CoA hydratase family protein gives MKPFSVSIDNGIAELVFNQPPVNAFNCQGWADIASEIEGLGRDANVRVIVIRAEGRGFCAGVDIKELAADGNLIVAVNKGNYDSFKAIHRNPKPVIVAVHGFVLGGGIGICGAADILVASECASFGVPEVDRGAMGGGAHLQRLFPVQKVRHMYFTGEMINAAEAWRLGAVERVVKREDLREAALQIARTIAAKSPAMISLAKEALSGIEDGNLEDKYRWEQGFTLEAYRSLDSQEARDSFVEKRDAHFNG, from the coding sequence ATGAAACCATTTAGCGTCAGTATCGATAACGGCATTGCCGAACTGGTGTTCAACCAGCCACCGGTCAACGCCTTCAATTGTCAGGGCTGGGCCGATATCGCCAGCGAGATCGAAGGCCTCGGTCGAGACGCCAACGTGCGGGTGATCGTGATTCGCGCCGAAGGTCGCGGCTTCTGCGCCGGGGTCGACATCAAGGAACTGGCCGCCGATGGCAACCTGATCGTGGCGGTGAACAAAGGCAACTACGACAGCTTCAAGGCGATCCACCGCAACCCGAAACCGGTGATCGTTGCCGTACACGGCTTCGTCCTCGGCGGCGGCATCGGCATCTGCGGCGCGGCCGACATTCTGGTGGCCTCCGAGTGCGCCAGTTTCGGCGTGCCCGAGGTCGATCGCGGTGCCATGGGCGGCGGCGCGCATTTGCAGCGGTTGTTCCCGGTGCAGAAGGTCCGTCACATGTACTTCACCGGCGAGATGATCAATGCCGCCGAGGCCTGGCGCCTGGGGGCGGTAGAGCGTGTGGTCAAGCGCGAGGATTTGCGTGAGGCCGCGTTGCAGATCGCCCGCACCATCGCCGCCAAGAGCCCGGCCATGATCAGCCTCGCCAAAGAAGCGCTGAGCGGTATCGAAGACGGCAATCTGGAAGACAAATATCGCTGGGAGCAGGGCTTCACGCTCGAGGCCTATCGCTCACTGGACTCACAGGAAGCACGCGACTCGTTCGTCGAGAAGCGCGATGCCCACTTCAACGGCTGA
- a CDS encoding acyl-CoA dehydrogenase family protein, translating into MDLTYTPAQQAFRAEARTWLTANVPREPLQSFDTEQGFAEHRAWENRLNDGRWGMVTWPIDLGGRGCDLIEWLIFEEEYYRSGAPARVNQNGIFLLGPTLMEYGSEEQKARFLPRMATGEDIWAQAWSEPGAGSDMAAIRSKAERVGDHYVINGQKTWSTRAVWADWVFGIFRTDPHSQRHQGLTFILLPLDSPGITVRPIPQLNGLPGFAEIFFDDVKVPVENALGGEGMGWHVAMSTAGFERGLLLRSPARFQETARRLVQLYLANREQADRDPAIGESVMRAWLDAEAYTLSTYMTASKLVQGGKIGPESSTNKIFWSELDQRMHDTAMSILGLRGELLPEAPAAGDVGHWLEGFLFAQAGPIYAGTNEIQRNIIAERMLGMPRA; encoded by the coding sequence ATGGACCTGACATACACCCCGGCCCAGCAGGCCTTTCGCGCCGAGGCGCGGACCTGGCTGACGGCCAATGTACCCCGTGAACCGCTGCAATCGTTCGACACCGAGCAAGGCTTTGCCGAGCACCGTGCCTGGGAAAACCGGCTTAACGACGGTCGCTGGGGCATGGTCACCTGGCCGATCGATCTCGGCGGGCGCGGTTGCGACTTGATCGAGTGGTTGATCTTCGAGGAGGAGTACTACCGCTCTGGCGCGCCTGCACGGGTTAACCAGAACGGCATCTTCCTGCTCGGCCCGACGCTGATGGAATACGGTAGTGAGGAACAGAAAGCGCGCTTTCTGCCACGCATGGCCACCGGTGAAGACATCTGGGCCCAGGCCTGGTCCGAACCGGGCGCGGGTTCCGACATGGCGGCGATCCGCTCGAAGGCCGAACGGGTGGGCGACCATTACGTGATCAACGGCCAGAAAACCTGGTCGACTCGCGCCGTGTGGGCTGACTGGGTATTCGGCATTTTCCGCACCGACCCTCATTCGCAGCGCCATCAGGGTCTGACGTTTATTCTGCTGCCGCTCGACAGCCCGGGGATCACCGTACGGCCGATTCCGCAGCTCAATGGCTTGCCGGGGTTTGCCGAGATTTTCTTCGACGACGTCAAGGTTCCGGTGGAAAACGCGCTGGGCGGCGAGGGTATGGGTTGGCATGTGGCGATGTCCACCGCCGGGTTCGAACGTGGTTTGCTGTTGCGTTCACCCGCACGTTTTCAGGAAACCGCTCGGCGACTGGTGCAGCTGTACCTGGCCAACCGCGAGCAGGCTGATCGTGACCCGGCCATTGGCGAGTCGGTGATGCGCGCCTGGCTGGACGCCGAGGCTTACACCCTGAGCACCTACATGACCGCCTCGAAACTGGTGCAGGGCGGCAAGATCGGACCGGAGTCTTCGACCAACAAAATCTTCTGGTCGGAACTCGATCAGCGCATGCACGACACCGCCATGAGCATTCTCGGCTTGCGTGGCGAGCTGCTGCCCGAAGCACCTGCTGCGGGCGATGTCGGCCATTGGCTGGAAGGTTTTCTGTTTGCCCAGGCCGGACCGATCTACGCCGGCACCAACGAGATCCAGCGCAACATCATTGCCGAACGCATGCTCGGCATGCCGCGTGCCTGA
- a CDS encoding acyl-CoA dehydrogenase family protein — protein MDFSFSRDQLLFQDNVRSFLINEVTPERIRELWLCDSGRSDQLWAQLVELGLTALTVPEEQDGMGMNELDFILLAQECGYAGLPEPLVDTMLIGVPLLAALDESHAALKQHWLARVAEGHARLAIAEPGNPLVSDAHVADLLLLAHGDEVHAVEPGAVRLTRNVSVDPSRQLFQVDWTPTSATCVAAGEQGRRLWAAAFNRGALGCAAQMLGLAKRMVDLAVDYTFERKQFGKPVGSFQAVKHLMANVAVQIEFAKGPLYRAAYALAEQQPGQDVLVSHAKLATAEAAMLAAKNTIQAHGAMGYTWEVDLHLFMKRAWALDKVWGDRGHHKGRIRAALFNGKPALGAGQTF, from the coding sequence ATGGACTTTAGTTTCAGCCGCGACCAGTTGCTGTTCCAGGACAACGTCAGGAGTTTTCTGATCAACGAGGTCACCCCGGAGCGCATTCGCGAACTCTGGCTTTGCGATAGCGGGCGCAGCGATCAGCTCTGGGCCCAATTGGTGGAATTGGGCCTGACCGCGCTGACCGTTCCCGAAGAGCAAGACGGGATGGGCATGAATGAATTGGATTTCATTCTGCTTGCTCAGGAATGTGGTTATGCCGGTCTGCCCGAGCCGCTGGTGGACACGATGCTGATCGGCGTGCCGTTGCTCGCCGCCCTTGATGAAAGCCACGCGGCGCTCAAACAGCACTGGCTGGCGCGCGTCGCGGAAGGCCATGCACGGTTGGCGATTGCCGAACCGGGTAACCCGCTGGTCAGCGATGCTCATGTCGCCGATTTGCTGTTGTTGGCTCATGGCGATGAGGTGCATGCGGTCGAACCTGGCGCAGTACGCCTGACCCGCAATGTGTCGGTCGATCCCAGTCGTCAGCTGTTTCAGGTCGACTGGACGCCAACGTCCGCCACCTGCGTGGCCGCAGGCGAACAGGGCCGGCGCTTGTGGGCCGCCGCGTTTAATCGTGGGGCGCTGGGCTGTGCCGCGCAAATGCTGGGGCTGGCCAAACGTATGGTCGACCTCGCGGTGGATTACACCTTTGAACGCAAACAGTTCGGCAAGCCGGTGGGTTCGTTTCAGGCGGTCAAGCATTTGATGGCCAACGTCGCGGTGCAGATCGAGTTCGCCAAAGGGCCGCTGTATCGCGCTGCCTATGCTCTGGCCGAGCAGCAACCGGGACAAGACGTGCTGGTGTCCCACGCCAAACTGGCGACGGCGGAAGCGGCGATGCTTGCCGCAAAAAACACCATTCAGGCCCATGGCGCCATGGGTTACACCTGGGAAGTCGACCTGCACTTGTTCATGAAACGCGCCTGGGCGCTGGACAAAGTCTGGGGTGATCGCGGCCATCACAAAGGGCGGATCCGCGCGGCCTTGTTCAACGGCAAACCGGCGTTAGGTGCCGGCCAGACCTTCTGA
- a CDS encoding acetyl-CoA C-acetyltransferase — protein MPEAYIVDALRTPTGRRKGGLSQIHAADLGAHVLRALVERNDIPDDDYDDVIFGCVDTIGPLAGDIARTSWLAAGLSETVPGTTIDRQCGSSQQAVHFAAQAVMSGTQDVVVAGGVQTMTQIPISSAMIAAEPLGFSDPFSGSEGWVRRYGVQPPTQFRSAQMIAEKWGLSREQLEAYSLESHQRALRAIEQGRFNREIVPLAGVVHDETPRQTSLAKMAELDVLFGCDRVTAAVSSQTCDAASAMLIVSETALKRYGLTPRARIHHLSVRAADPIWMLTAPIPATAYALKRAGMKLEDIDRVEINEAFASVAMAWLKETGYPHEQTNVNGGAIALGHPLGATGTRLMCTLLHELERSGGRFGLQTMCEGGGQANVTIIERL, from the coding sequence ATGCCTGAAGCCTATATTGTCGACGCCCTGCGCACGCCCACCGGACGGCGCAAGGGTGGTTTGAGCCAGATTCACGCAGCCGATCTGGGCGCCCACGTCTTGCGTGCGCTGGTCGAGCGCAACGACATCCCCGATGACGATTACGACGACGTGATCTTCGGTTGTGTCGACACCATCGGTCCGCTGGCCGGGGACATTGCCCGAACCAGTTGGCTGGCCGCCGGCCTGTCGGAGACGGTACCCGGCACCACCATCGATCGCCAGTGCGGTTCGTCCCAGCAAGCGGTGCACTTTGCCGCCCAAGCGGTGATGAGCGGCACCCAGGATGTGGTCGTCGCCGGCGGCGTGCAAACCATGACCCAGATTCCTATTTCCTCAGCCATGATCGCTGCCGAACCGCTGGGCTTCAGTGATCCGTTCAGCGGCTCCGAAGGTTGGGTCCGGCGCTATGGCGTACAACCGCCGACTCAATTCCGTTCGGCGCAGATGATTGCCGAGAAGTGGGGGCTGTCCCGAGAACAGCTGGAAGCCTATTCACTGGAGTCCCATCAGCGGGCATTGCGGGCCATCGAGCAAGGGCGGTTCAACCGGGAAATCGTGCCACTGGCCGGAGTCGTGCACGACGAAACGCCGCGCCAGACCAGCCTGGCGAAAATGGCCGAACTGGACGTTCTGTTTGGCTGCGACCGGGTGACCGCAGCAGTGTCCAGCCAGACCTGCGACGCGGCCAGCGCGATGTTGATCGTTTCTGAAACAGCACTCAAACGCTACGGACTGACACCGCGCGCGCGTATCCACCACCTCAGCGTGCGCGCCGCAGACCCGATCTGGATGCTCACCGCTCCAATCCCGGCCACCGCTTATGCACTCAAGCGAGCCGGGATGAAGCTTGAAGACATCGATCGGGTGGAGATCAACGAAGCCTTCGCCTCGGTCGCGATGGCCTGGCTCAAAGAGACCGGTTATCCCCATGAACAGACCAACGTCAACGGCGGCGCGATTGCCCTCGGCCATCCGCTGGGCGCCACCGGCACCCGGTTGATGTGTACGTTGTTGCATGAACTGGAGCGCAGCGGGGGACGCTTCGGCTTGCAGACCATGTGCGAAGGTGGCGGCCAGGCCAACGTGACGATTATCGAACGCTTGTAA
- a CDS encoding SDR family oxidoreductase, whose protein sequence is MKICENRVVIITGAGGGLGRAYALAFAAEGAKVVVNDINREAALAVVGEIFAHGGSAVANSNDITRYDDAALIVRHAIETFGGLDVVVNNAGICRDRMFASLTEADWDAVVAVHLKGHFCIASHAARYWREQAKGGAQLSARIINTSSGAGLQGSIGQSNYAAAKAGIATLTLVQAAELGRYGITVNALAPAARTGMTEQVFADTMKKPEEGFDYFAPENVAPLVVWLGSQASSAVNGQMFEVEGGKLSIADGWRRGPELDRQGRWAVGEVGQAVEQLMARAVPAAKVYGS, encoded by the coding sequence ATGAAAATCTGTGAGAACCGCGTAGTGATCATCACCGGTGCCGGCGGTGGTCTGGGTCGGGCCTACGCGCTGGCCTTCGCCGCCGAGGGCGCTAAAGTGGTGGTCAACGATATCAATCGTGAAGCGGCGCTGGCCGTGGTCGGCGAAATTTTCGCGCACGGTGGAAGCGCCGTGGCCAACAGCAACGACATCACCCGCTACGACGATGCGGCGTTGATCGTGCGCCACGCCATCGAAACCTTCGGCGGCCTGGACGTGGTGGTCAACAACGCCGGCATCTGTCGCGACCGCATGTTCGCCAGCCTCACCGAAGCCGACTGGGATGCAGTGGTGGCCGTGCACCTCAAAGGCCACTTCTGTATCGCCAGCCACGCCGCACGTTACTGGCGCGAACAGGCCAAGGGAGGTGCGCAGCTGAGTGCGCGGATCATCAATACCAGTTCCGGGGCCGGTTTGCAGGGCTCCATCGGTCAATCCAACTATGCCGCTGCCAAGGCTGGTATCGCTACGTTGACGCTGGTGCAGGCGGCCGAGCTGGGTCGCTATGGCATAACCGTCAACGCCTTGGCCCCGGCCGCGCGCACCGGAATGACCGAGCAGGTGTTCGCCGATACCATGAAAAAACCTGAAGAGGGCTTCGACTACTTCGCTCCGGAAAACGTTGCGCCGCTGGTGGTCTGGCTCGGCTCGCAAGCCTCCAGTGCGGTGAACGGGCAGATGTTCGAAGTCGAGGGCGGCAAGTTGTCGATTGCCGACGGCTGGCGTAGAGGTCCGGAACTGGACAGGCAAGGGCGTTGGGCGGTGGGCGAGGTGGGTCAGGCGGTAGAGCAATTGATGGCCCGGGCGGTGCCGGCGGCGAAAGTGTACGGCAGCTGA
- a CDS encoding VOC family protein, translating to MKINPYLIFNGDCKAAFTFYAQSLPGQIEVMMTFGESPAREHFPADYHNLIIHTRLLVGDQAIMGSDTTPDRPSDEMSGCSVSLNVDSIAEAERVFSALSDGGKVEMPLETTFWAARFGMLVDRFGVSWMVNCEKDQ from the coding sequence ATGAAAATCAATCCCTACCTGATCTTCAACGGCGACTGCAAAGCCGCCTTCACCTTCTATGCCCAAAGCCTGCCAGGCCAGATCGAAGTCATGATGACCTTCGGCGAAAGCCCCGCACGCGAGCACTTTCCGGCGGACTACCACAACCTGATCATCCACACCCGCCTGCTGGTGGGCGATCAGGCAATCATGGGCTCGGACACAACACCTGATCGCCCCTCTGACGAAATGAGCGGCTGTTCGGTTTCACTGAATGTCGACAGCATTGCGGAGGCTGAACGGGTGTTTTCTGCGTTGTCGGACGGCGGCAAGGTTGAAATGCCACTGGAAACCACGTTCTGGGCGGCTCGCTTCGGCATGTTGGTTGATCGGTTTGGTGTCTCGTGGATGGTGAATTGCGAAAAGGATCAGTGA
- a CDS encoding TetR/AcrR family transcriptional regulator, with product MPMPERCSRFAEYRDKVLELFACKGFGQVGMRELATCLGLAPGSLYHHYPSKQHLLLDLIEEFYEELLATLGRIEQKAPAKRDKLHALIRAHLNLHQEMPWHFRLAERDSGCLNEEQQERVRQLREQYERKLLLMLGARSRFSEQGLLAAGHAIANLLNSAPGWLAQHSLDERERVELLESLVSGAIERLLRPSVPRAAA from the coding sequence ATGCCTATGCCTGAGCGTTGCTCGCGCTTTGCCGAGTACCGGGACAAGGTGCTGGAGCTGTTCGCCTGCAAAGGTTTCGGACAGGTCGGCATGCGTGAGCTCGCGACCTGCCTGGGGCTCGCTCCCGGCTCGTTGTATCACCATTACCCCAGCAAACAGCACTTGCTGCTCGACCTGATCGAAGAGTTCTACGAAGAGTTGCTGGCAACCTTGGGGCGGATCGAGCAAAAGGCGCCGGCAAAACGTGACAAACTCCATGCCCTGATCCGAGCGCATTTGAACCTGCATCAGGAGATGCCCTGGCATTTTCGTCTGGCAGAGCGTGACAGCGGCTGCCTGAATGAAGAGCAACAGGAACGGGTTCGGCAGCTGCGCGAGCAATACGAGCGCAAATTGTTGCTGATGCTCGGGGCCCGGTCCCGCTTCAGTGAACAGGGTCTGCTGGCCGCCGGACATGCAATCGCAAACTTACTCAACAGCGCACCCGGCTGGTTGGCGCAACATTCGCTGGATGAGCGAGAGCGCGTTGAGCTGTTGGAGAGTCTGGTGAGTGGAGCCATCGAACGTTTGCTACGCCCCTCGGTTCCACGCGCAGCAGCTTGA
- a CDS encoding 3-hydroxybutyryl-CoA dehydrogenase → MNLQNIGVIGAGTMGNGIAQVCALAGFNVTLLDISERALQKAVATVEKNLDRQVAKETLTQEQKLAALDKIRTSTDYSSLLNVQLVIEAATENLELKLRVLQQIAAQVSNDCVIASNTSSLSITQLAASVSQPERFIGLHFFNPVPVMGLIEVIRGLQTSDATHALALDMATTLGKTAITAGNRPGFVVNRILVPMINEAILVFQEGLASAEDIDAGMRLGCNQPIGPLALADLIGLDTVLAILEAFYEGFNDSKYRPAPLLKEMVAAGYLGRKTGRGFHAYA, encoded by the coding sequence ATGAATCTGCAAAACATTGGCGTGATCGGCGCGGGCACCATGGGCAATGGCATTGCGCAAGTCTGCGCCTTGGCCGGTTTTAACGTGACCTTGCTCGACATCTCCGAGAGAGCCCTGCAAAAGGCCGTTGCGACCGTCGAAAAAAACCTCGATCGGCAGGTTGCCAAGGAAACGCTGACGCAAGAGCAAAAACTCGCCGCCCTGGACAAGATCCGTACCAGCACCGATTACAGCAGCCTGCTGAACGTGCAACTGGTGATCGAAGCCGCGACCGAAAACCTCGAGCTGAAACTGCGCGTGCTGCAACAGATCGCCGCGCAGGTCAGCAACGATTGCGTGATTGCCTCCAACACGTCTTCGCTGTCCATTACCCAGCTCGCTGCCAGTGTCAGCCAACCTGAGCGCTTCATCGGCCTGCACTTCTTCAACCCGGTGCCGGTGATGGGCCTGATCGAGGTGATTCGCGGTTTGCAAACCAGCGACGCCACCCACGCCCTGGCGCTGGACATGGCGACCACTCTCGGCAAAACCGCGATCACCGCGGGCAACCGTCCGGGTTTCGTGGTCAACCGGATTCTGGTGCCAATGATCAACGAAGCGATCCTGGTGTTTCAGGAAGGCCTGGCCAGCGCCGAAGATATCGACGCCGGCATGCGCCTGGGCTGCAATCAGCCAATCGGGCCGTTGGCGTTGGCGGACCTGATCGGCCTGGACACCGTGCTGGCGATCCTCGAAGCCTTCTACGAGGGCTTCAACGATAGCAAGTACCGCCCTGCTCCACTGCTCAAGGAAATGGTCGCCGCCGGTTACCTGGGGCGCAAAACGGGGCGTGGCTTCCATGCCTATGCCTGA
- a CDS encoding AraC family transcriptional regulator, which translates to MREKDSVSAYFVQAMIHGLGDNPQRQRAALEQAGIDPALMEQPTARVPASAFAALWLIQIRELNDEFFGLDSHGMPPGGFALICRALIQEPDLHKAMRQCLANFALFLHDFRGTLTVRGKRAVISLQNHSPNSDVSRLGEETFLVLMISLLCWLGGRRIPIDRADFRHQRVSLSDDRLLWGPNLTFGAERTEIEFASHYLRLPVVQDLASLKVFLRTAPQWLVIRFRNQHGLASQVHQRLRNSHYSQWPTLQAFALEQHLSPSTFRRKLEREGCSYQEIKDEVRRAVAFEQLRQSRASISDIAEQLGFQEPSAFHRAFKKWTGESPGRYRARYQVELTE; encoded by the coding sequence ATGCGGGAAAAGGACTCGGTTTCCGCCTACTTCGTGCAGGCAATGATCCATGGGCTGGGAGACAATCCGCAACGTCAGAGGGCTGCGCTTGAACAGGCCGGCATTGATCCGGCGTTGATGGAGCAGCCCACCGCGCGTGTACCGGCGAGTGCGTTTGCCGCGTTGTGGTTGATTCAGATCCGCGAGCTCAACGATGAGTTCTTCGGGCTCGACTCCCATGGCATGCCGCCGGGCGGTTTCGCCCTGATCTGCCGGGCATTGATTCAGGAACCAGACCTGCACAAAGCCATGCGCCAGTGCCTGGCCAATTTCGCGCTATTCCTCCACGACTTTCGCGGCACGCTGACGGTGCGTGGAAAACGTGCGGTGATCAGCTTGCAAAACCACTCGCCAAACAGCGACGTCAGTCGTTTGGGCGAGGAGACGTTTCTGGTGTTGATGATCAGTCTGCTCTGCTGGCTGGGTGGCCGGCGCATCCCCATCGACCGCGCAGACTTTCGCCATCAGCGTGTGTCGCTCAGCGATGACCGTTTGCTCTGGGGACCGAACCTGACCTTTGGTGCCGAGCGTACCGAAATCGAATTCGCCAGCCACTACCTGCGCCTGCCGGTGGTTCAGGATCTGGCATCCCTGAAAGTGTTTTTGCGCACCGCGCCGCAATGGCTGGTGATCCGTTTTCGCAATCAGCACGGCCTGGCGTCGCAGGTCCACCAGCGCCTGCGTAACAGCCATTACAGCCAATGGCCGACCTTGCAGGCCTTCGCCCTGGAACAGCACCTGAGCCCCAGCACCTTCCGCCGTAAGCTCGAACGGGAAGGGTGTTCGTATCAGGAGATCAAGGACGAGGTGCGGCGTGCCGTTGCCTTCGAACAGCTGCGCCAGAGCCGAGCGAGCATCAGTGACATTGCCGAGCAGCTTGGCTTTCAGGAACCGAGTGCGTTTCACCGGGCGTTCAAGAAGTGGACGGGAGAAAGTCCGGGACGGTATCGGGCGAGGTATCAGGTGGAGCTCACGGAGTGA